In Treponema sp. OMZ 798, the following proteins share a genomic window:
- a CDS encoding HlyD family secretion protein, whose product MEWRCPMKVRDLETIKNRILFFEYRLPIVYTCFIYIILSVFIITLLWICFAEMDQTVKASGILRLKTNTSIGKAAYSGTVKSKKFKSGSRIKKGDILLILETADIEEDKTNTENEIHRLNKEINNLLSYEKAVHSDKNNIPLEQAIAKARAEIYFAKKEKLRIFYEEAKEEYAHEKELPSSMKTKKSLSSLFDKVKIAELDYKTFSAQEIINIESEKNLLTQKLESAKKTLTRLNKEIYESKITSPLNGTVEELIRINEGDYIFSGTEILRIIPDMIEELKAELIISDKDIAELKIGMEVNLKFTALPPSEYGVLKGIITNISNDSFNNQNTPSFFLVDADILSSSLKNNEQKEVKLKPGMSTEAHIIIKRKTIIKFILEKLDFVK is encoded by the coding sequence ATGGAATGGAGATGTCCTATGAAAGTAAGGGATTTGGAAACGATTAAAAATAGAATTCTTTTTTTTGAGTACAGGCTTCCGATAGTTTATACCTGCTTTATCTATATAATTTTATCCGTCTTTATAATTACTCTTTTATGGATATGCTTTGCAGAAATGGATCAGACGGTAAAAGCGTCCGGAATCTTACGATTAAAAACAAATACTTCAATAGGTAAGGCGGCTTATTCAGGTACCGTAAAATCAAAGAAATTTAAATCCGGTTCTAGAATAAAGAAAGGGGATATTCTTTTGATTTTAGAAACAGCCGATATTGAAGAAGATAAGACTAATACCGAAAACGAAATACACCGGTTAAATAAAGAGATTAATAATCTTCTTTCATACGAAAAGGCTGTTCATTCGGATAAAAATAATATTCCTTTGGAACAAGCCATAGCTAAGGCCAGAGCCGAAATATATTTTGCAAAAAAAGAAAAGTTAAGAATCTTTTATGAAGAAGCAAAAGAAGAATATGCTCATGAAAAAGAATTACCTTCTTCAATGAAAACAAAAAAATCGTTAAGTTCACTTTTTGATAAAGTTAAAATTGCAGAATTGGATTATAAAACTTTTAGTGCTCAAGAAATAATAAACATAGAAAGTGAAAAAAATCTTCTTACACAAAAACTTGAGTCTGCTAAAAAAACTTTAACCCGTCTTAATAAAGAAATATACGAAAGTAAAATAACATCTCCTCTTAACGGCACAGTAGAAGAATTAATTAGAATAAATGAAGGAGACTATATATTTTCAGGTACGGAAATACTCCGTATCATTCCGGATATGATAGAAGAATTAAAAGCTGAGTTGATAATATCCGATAAGGATATAGCCGAATTAAAAATCGGTATGGAAGTAAATTTAAAATTTACGGCACTGCCGCCTTCCGAATACGGTGTATTAAAGGGTATAATTACAAATATTTCCAATGACAGCTTTAATAATCAAAATACTCCCTCATTTTTTTTAGTCGATGCCGATATCCTTTCTTCTTCTTTAAAAAATAATGAGCAAAAGGAAGTTAAGTTAAAGCCCGGAATGAGTACCGAAGCCCATATTATAATAAAACGTAAAACAATTATAAAATTTATTTTAGAAAAACTGGATTTTGTTAAATGA